The following is a genomic window from Elaeis guineensis isolate ETL-2024a chromosome 10, EG11, whole genome shotgun sequence.
CAAGGTCACAAATAAGCAGCGTCCTCCATTAGAATGCACCATAACTTTGACATCGATCTCCTTGTTATGTGCAGCCTTCTCCAGTTGACTCATCATGTTGTCTTCCCCCTAAGTATGAATTCTGTGGCGTATTATGCGTGGAAAATATGTGCTTTTAAACACTATTGCTTCTGCCATGCATGATAGAGACTATAAATTTCATCACATAACCTGGGCACATTTAAAAATTGTTGTCATGAAAATAATGATCAAAGATCATGCTGAAGGTGAAGTTTTGGCGAACTTGAGATCATACAAAACTGGGAGAATATGCACTACGAGAATTTATAAGTTTGCAAGCAGGGTAAGATGCACGATCTCACAACAATTTAATGAGATACAGACCATCCATGAAAAGTATTCATACTTCACACAAGCATTAGTATCAAACTGAGGAGGATGTCCCATGCAACAATAATTGATCATGACCTCATCAACAAAAGATGGAACTACTCCTGATGACATGGCACAAAGGAACATTACATTCTCTAGTCAATAAATAAAGTGTAGGTTACATAGAAATATGGTGACTTGTGAGATACACATTTAGACTCTCAAGTGTAAACTCTAGAGTATTATTATGAAGTAGAGGAATCAAAGTACTTGACCAAGAAACTAAAGAGAAACCCGTGTCAAGTATAGCTATATATTCATGCTGCATCCGCCCACTTTGAGATTCACCTTTCAAGTAATTATAATGCCAACAAGCGAGTTTCATTGAAATCATGCAATGATGGAAAAAGCCTTGTTAAATTTTGTCCAGACAAATGAAGTCATGCTTCTCGATGCAAATGAAAATCTGCATAGCATTATTCACTAATGGAGAGAAAAGGCCATCACATCTAAAGACGGATTTTCTAAACCATAATATTTCCAACCATAACATTTCCTATATAAAATTCACTACATTAATATCAATTAAGATATAGCAAGAACTCCAGATGCATGTGCACAAAATAAAGGCTTGTTATGCATTGTTGTTGTATGGATAGCCTGTTGACTGTTACAAGTGCTACAAAAAGACaaacatactttttttttttttttacatcaaaaaaaagaaaaaattgatgatCATTTTTCTAACCTACCAGACTGCGCTTGACATAATTATCTCCTAGGGGCTTGGAATATCCCAATATCTTATTCTTGATCCTAACAAATCTTCACAAAATCATCCAGGAAAACAGACTCCATGCAACTAATTTTCTGAACAAATGCACTCAGCAAAGGGAGCCAAAAAGTTACTAGGCAAAGTCAGAAATCAGATTGCTTTAGTTAAACCTGCAGTGGACCAGAGGATTTCATCTATGAACTACGGGATGCTGCCAGCCACCGGAAATGTTTAATATTCCCCAAAACACAGACATTGTATTGCAAAACCAAGGTAGTATATAAAGCCATAGCTTATTCCGACGGAACTACATCAAGGTGAAAAATATATAACAGCTTTTGATTATATCTTCTGCTCACAATCATGCACCATAGCAACCATAAAAATCTGACATAAAAGTACTCAAGACAATCACAACGTATTTTAAAACTAAACACATGGTAATAATAATAACTTCAATACAAGTTTTCTACAATGGCCACAAGAAGTAAATTTGTTGGTACGATGAAATAAAGTTGCAGAGAGAAAAAGAACTACAGTAACAAACTAAAGAGTGAAATATGctgatttttttaagaaaaagcaaTATGCTGGAAATTTTGAAAAGGTGTTTGAATGACCATACCTTGTGTATTTAAATTTTTGGATAGCAGCAGCAGCTTTCATCAAGAGGGGAAGAAGGAAGCTTTTGTAGTCAAACGCCAATTTAGTGACCCCAATTATAAGCAATAAAAGAATGACAATGGAGAATGGGGAAGCGAGGTCACTGCTACTGTTTGTGGTTGTTTCATTGGTTATTTCTTCCTTGTTTATATTGGTATGGAAATTATGGTCCGGGTTGGATTTGTCATACAAGATATACTTTGATTTGTCCATGGTGTAGCCTTCTACATATGGAATGTCCTGAATCTTAGGCCACTCAGACTCAGGTGCATCTTTGATGCACCTCTGGAGGAGCCGACCGCTGCATATAAATTCAAACTTCCTGGCTGCAACGAAATCTTGTCGGTCACTGCTGGCAAACATGCTCTTAAAACCTTCATATGTAAGTGAGTGCAGTTGCTCTTGGCCTTCCATGTTGTTCCGCAACCAGTTGGGAAGGGATCTCATCTTCTGATCCTGCAACTTCAGGTACCGAAGCTCACCAATCTTCTCCATGCGTCTCAGGTGAAAACAGTCGACAATTGTCAATCGTCCAGTGCTAGAAGATTATGAATCCTCCCCAATCCACTGCGAGCAATCATTAGAGTCCTGACAGAAGGGAGGTTACCAATTTCTGTGACATTGTAGGCATCTTCAATGGTTAAGCGAGTCACATTGCGCAGGAGGTGCTTGGGGAGGGACATCAATTTGCCGCACCTCTCAATCACTAACTCCTCGAGCCGAGGCAGCAGAGCTtgatcctcctcctcccccttccACCACCATTCCTGCCAactattcatctttttcagtgtAAGGTATTTTAACTCTGGAAAGGCGCGGAAACGATGCTGTGCTTgccctgctgctgctgctgctgcatcaccCAGAAGAAATTCATTTCCAATTCTTTTAACGGCATTGGCGCCTGAAATATGTAGAGTTTCCAGATGAGGCAGCAATCCCAGTGGTGGAAGCGTCTGGCAGAAAAAGCAATCGCTCAGCTCTAGATGCTTCAGGTCTGAAAGATGCGAACCGATGCCGCCACCCATCATCCAGCCAGGGTACTCGAGTCCGAAGTATCTGCCTATTTGAAGACGTTGTAGGCGAGTTGGCGGGCGGAGCTTGGTAAAGACCTCCTTAATTTTCCTCTTCTCTTCATCTGTAATGATTTCTTGTGCCGGATTGCAAATTAATCGGAGGTCGTCTAGACGAGATTTGCTCGATAGTTCTGCTCTTTCTGCTTCATCTATGCTTGAAATGCTCTCTAAGTTCTGTACAGCGAGAAATTTGAGTTGGGTGAGGACTTTAGTTCTTCCAAATTGCACCAACTAGCTGGACTTCGCTGCCGGCCATTCTGCCTTTCACCACCCTCTGCTCCACTTATGTCAGCATTGTTTGTGCTGCTATTGACTCTGAATCCAACAAGTCTGTTGAGATGTTGAAGCTTCCCGATTCCTTTAGGCATGCCTTCCAGCTGTGTTCCATCAACATCCAGAACCCGCAGGTTGCGTAGCTCTAAAATAGCATCCGAAAGGATCCGAAGCATTGTGACTCTGCCAGGCCTAAGAATTGAAGACTCCTGAGCGTCCCTATAGTGTTCGGGAGCTCGCTATCTGAGAACGGGATAGATTCAGATACCGCAGGTGTATGAGATTCTGTACAGCGTCTGGAAGCTTGGAATTTGGTGCTTCGCTGAGATCCAGGACGCGTAGGCAAGTGAACTTTTCGAAGAAATTCTCTGGACTTCTTGAAGCGGTGGCGTGTCGAGGAAGATGATGGTCCTCAGGCATGTCGGTTCTTTCATCACTTCGGGAATGGATACTCCTTCCGCATCCTTGATGAGCACGCGGCGTCTCTTGGGCGAGATTGAAGTGACGTCTGCCGTCTGGTTCTCCCTTAATCCCCGCACGTCTCCGGAGTAGCACTCGTCCTGTGCCAAGTACAGAGCGAGCGAACGGACGACAGGGTGCATTTTGAATCCGCCTTGGTCATAACGACCGGGATCTGGTTGCAGAAGGCACCGCCGTTCCAGTTGCTTCCAGTACTCCCCGCCGTGTCTTCCACCGATGAATCCTTGCTCGCCTTTATAAATCCCTCCGCGATCCAGAGAGGGACAAGCATGTCTTTTCGAAGTATACAATCCTTGGGGAACATTGCACAGTAGACGAAACATAGCCTTAGCTGGGAAGATAGGTCCTCGTAACTCGGATACAGTACTTCTGTCATTAGTTGCTTACCGATTCCCTCTATATCCCCCTGTTGCTCAAACGACCAGGTGCTGTCGCCGGCAACCTTCTCCCATTCGGCTTGTATCAAGTCCCGGCCTCTCAGCACTGTTCCGATGGTCTTCAGTGCAAGTGGAAGGCCATCGCATTTGTCCACGATCCTCATTCCAATATGCTTCAAGTTTTGCTTCAGTCTCTCATCCCCGCCCCCCGAAACACCATCTTGCAAAGCAGGGACCAGCTATCTTCGGAAGACAGTTTCTGTACCGCGTGGCAGCGTTCGGCGTCCATGCCCTTTGAAATGGCTGTGTTCCTGGTGGTAATCAATATACGGCTGCCGGGGCCGGCATCCGGTAGGAGTGGCTTCAGCACTTCATCCCATACTTCTATGCTCCAAACATCGTCCAACACCAGAAAAAATTTCTTCCCAGTAACAAGCTGGCGGAGTTTATTCGGCAATTCGTCGTCCGAGCACTGGCTCTCATCTTGACCACCTTTGAAAGCCATGATGATCTTCTTCAGCACAGTCGTTTGCTCATAGGCTTTAGATATGCACACCCACGCCGGCCGAATCTGGTTAAAGCTACTTTGGATCATCTCGTGGTTGAAGATTTTCCAAGCGAGAGTTGTTTTACCGATCCCGCCCATCCCGGTAATCGCATAAACGAGCACCTTCTTTTCATGGCTTGTTTTCAGCAACCGATCTACCAGCATCCGCGTATCACCATCGATCGCTGTTCCCACAACCTCAGATTCGACCTGTtggaaaatttgaatttttaaaagatttagatttttaaaCGAAATCTTATCAAatgcttatttttttcttttagtgcCGCCTTCGAAAGATAAAAATAAGTTCTCTTGTTTTATAGACGTTGGGGTAGATCTTGGGCACTTAACtgactacttttttttttttttttttttttttttttttttgaagagctTGTTATAAGGTCGACCTCATTGGAAGGCCAATCTCATTGAAAGTTCAAGGTCATCATCGAGATCCATGACCTATCTCTCCAAATATTATTTGCTTAATCTGACTGATTGTTAGTAAGTGGAATACTCCGCCTAACGTTCATCGCGGCGTGAGGTACCTTCGATGACCCTCAGGTCCAGTGCTTCACGATGGTAGTTACAGTGGACCAGCAACAATTTATCGCCTTGGTGCAGCAAGTTAAAGTCGATCATTACATCTTGACTACCGACATAACCATTTACTGCCTTGGTGCAGCAAGTTAAAGCCGATCATTACATCTTGACTCTCGACATGCTCCACATATCGATTTTGATTCTTCTGGAGAAGGTTCTAGCCCAGGATATTCCCAATATCCCAAAGAATCTCAGCAAGCAGTTCGAACAACTCTTCGTGGCGCACTTTGGCACCAACCGGAGGATGCTATGGATGTTCGACAGCATTTTCTTCATCAGGCAGCAAGATGGAGAATCTCTTCGAAACTTTGTGGTGAGGCTACAGCCATCGCGGCCA
Proteins encoded in this region:
- the LOC140852176 gene encoding probable disease resistance protein At1g59620, whose amino-acid sequence is MLVDRLLKTSHEKKVLVYAITGMGGIGKTTLAWKIFNHEMIQSSFNQIRPAWVCISKAYEQTTVLKKIIMAFKGGQDESQCSDDELPNKLRQLVTGKKFFLVLDDVWSIEVWDEVLKPLLPDAGPGSRILITTRNTAISKGMDAERCHAVQKLSSEDSWSLLCKMVFRGAGMRD